One Ancylobacter novellus DSM 506 genomic window, GGGGCGAGAATGCCGATGCGGACAGGTTTGGATTGGGCGATAGCCGGAGCGAAGACACCCGGCACGGAAGCGGCAAGACCGGCAGCACCGATCCCCCGCAGCACGGAGCGGCGGTTGAGATTCATTGATTTCCTCCCCTCGCGGGTCTTATGCCCGCCGTAGGTCCTGACATATCATAAATATGCAGACTGAATGTCTGGCAAGGAATAATTTTGACTTAGATCAATTTGTGATCGCTCGACGACGCCTGCGTTCGCTCGCAAAGCGATGCTGCGCCTGGGTTTTGCGACGCCGACGGGTGAACCCGGCTACCGCGTCGGAAACAATCGAACTGACATATCTTCAGGATATTTCACGCCGCCGGAGCTTTACACGACGCCCGGCGCGGCAGCAGGATGACCGGCAATACCAACCGCGAAAGCGAGAAATGAGGGAAGGGAGCCCCGCCATGATCGCCGTGATTTTCGAGGTCTGGCCCGCCGAGGGCGAGCGCCAGCACTATCTCGACATCGCCGCCGCGCTGCGCGCCGACCTCGCCGAGGTCGACGGCTTCATCTCGGTCGAGCGCTTCCAGAGCCTCACCGACCCGGAAAAGATGCTCTCGCTGTCGATCTGGCGCGACGAGGAAGCGGTCCGCCAATGGCGCAACCGCGCCAATCACCGAAAGGCGCAGGCCGAGGGGCGCCACGGCGTGTTCCGCGACTACCGGCTGCGCATTGCCGAGGTGTCGCGCGACTACGGCCTGAGCGACCGCGCGCAGGCGCCGAACGACAGCCGGCAGGCCCATGCACCCGTGAGCATCGCTATATAGCCGGCTAATCGAACATGATGACGCTGCGGATCGCCTCGCCGCGCTTCAACGCGGCGAAGCCGTCATTGATCTCGTCGAGCGCGATGCGGGCGGTGATGAGTTCGTCAAGCTTCAGCCGCCCGTCGAGATAGCCCTTTGCCAACAGCGGGAAATCCCGTTCCGGTCGTGCGCCGCCATAGGAGGAGCGGCGGATGCGCTTCTCGCCCATCAGCGAGCCCCAGCGGAAGGCGACGTCCTTCGCCACATCGATCTTGCCGAGCCAGATCACCTCGCCGCCGGGCCGCACCGCCTCGGCACTGGTGCGGAAAGCGGCGGGACTTCCCGCCGATTCCAGCACCACATCGGCGCCGCGCCCCTTCGTGGCCGCCCGCGCGACGTCCGTCGCGTCTCCGCGGGTGGCATTGACCAGCCGGGTTGCGCCCATGACGGCGGCAAGGTCGAGCTTGTCGTCGCTGAGGTCGACCGCGATGATCTCGCCGGCGCCGGCCAGCCGCGCGCCCTGCACCGCCGCCAGCCCTACCGCGCCGCAGCCCAGCACCATCACGGTGTCGCCGGGTGATATCGAGGCGATGTTCATCGCCGCCCCTGCCCCGGTCATCACCCCGCAGCCGATCAGACAGGCGCGATCGAACGGGATCTCGCGCGGCACCGGAATCGCCTGCTGGTCCGGCACGATGCAGTACTCGCCGAAGGCGCCGAGGAACATCAGTTGGCGCAGTTCGCGGCCGTCGGCGAGCCTTGCCCGCGGCGCGCCGTCGAAGGCCAGCGCCTTCGGCCCCTCGCTGAGATAGCCCTCGCACAGGATCGGCAGCGAGCGGTCGCAGTAGAAGCAGCCGCCGCAATGCGGGTTCCAGGACAGCACCACATGGTCGCCCGGCTTCACCCCGCGCGCGTCCGGCCCGACCTCCTCTACGATGCCTGCCGCCTCATGGCCGAGCACGATCGGCATGGGGTAGCGCAGACCGCCCTCGATCACCTCGAGATCGGTGTGGCACAGCCCCGCCGCTTTGATGCGCACCAGCACGTCGGAGGCGCGAAGCGGTTCGGCGATCACGGTCTCGATGGTGAGCGGCGCGTGCGCCTCGTGCAGCACCGCGGCCCGGTAGCTCAGGCTCATCTTTCTCTCCCGGAAGCGTGTTCTCCAGCGCCGCGGGACGGCGCCGCGATGGCGCAACCGACCGGAACACTGCCATTTTCCCGATCTTCAGGGGCGGGCGATCAAGCGGCTTGCCATCTAATGTAACACTGATATGTTAGATGCATTCTTGTCGTAGGGCAACAGCGCGGATAGCGCGCGGCCCAGACGCTCACGCCTTCAGAAAATGCCCGCCAAGGAGGACGACATGGAACTCGCCGTCAGCTCGATGACCGAGCGCCAGAGGAAATACCGCGCCACCTACCGCGAGCGCGTCGCCGGCTGGTACAATGGCTGGCTGCACATCGCGGTGATCTACACGATCGGCTTCACCGCCCTTTACGTGTACGTCTCGAACATCGCGAATGTGGCGTGGTGGGAGTGGCTCACCGTCCCGGTGGTGTTCCTGTTCTGCAATTTCTTTGAATGGGCGCTGCACCGCTACGTGATGCACCGGCCCTCGCGCATCCCGCTGCTGCGCGCGGTCTATAACCGCCACACGCTGATGCACCATCAGTTCTTCACCGAGGAGGAGATGCGCTTCGCCGATCATCACGACTGGCGCGTCACCTTCTTCCCGCCCTATGCGCTGGTGACCTTCACGCTGATGTCGATCCCCGGCGCCGTGGTGCTGTCCTGGCTGGTCTCGCCCAATGTCGGCTGGCTGTTCATCACCACCACGACCTCGGTGTACCTGCTCTACGAGTTCATGCACTTCACCACGCATATCGACGAGAACTGGTTCGTGCGGAACATGCCGTTCATCAACACGAACCGGCGCCACCATGCCGCGCACCACAACCAGTCGATCATGATGGAGAGGAACATGAACCTCACCTTCCCGATCATGGACTGGGCGTTCGGCACCTCGGATCTCGATCGCGGCTTCCTCGGCCATCTCTTCAACGGCTACGACACCCGCTACATCAAGCGGGACATGCGCAAGACCTCGCGCACGCCGCGGCCCGCCGGAGCCGATGCCGCAGCCGGTTCCATGACCCGGCAGCCCGCCGAATAGCGCGCGGCCTTCCTGCTCACAGCCTCAAGGAGACCGTCATGGCCGCACTCGAGCCGAACGTGATCGCGCTTGCCTGGTTCGCCCTGTTCTCGACGCTGTGCTGCGTCGGCTTCCTCATCCTCTCGGGCTCGTTCCCGCTCAGCGCCGCGAAGGAGCGCGGGCAGGCCTCCAGTCCCGCCCTCGCGCTCCTCAACGGCGCGCTGATGCTGGTGCTGGTGGGGTTCACCCTCGCCTTCGGCCTGATCGAGCTGCGCGTCACCAGCGTCATCGTGGTGGCGGGCCTCGCCTTCCTGTTCGCGCCGGCCTCGTTCGAGATCTGGCCGGAGCGCTGGAAGGATGGCCGCGCCGTCCTCGCCATCATGGCGCTCGCCCAGATGGGCGCCCTTGCCGCGCTCTACCAGGTCGGCGGCGAAGTTCTCGCGCCCCTGGTGTGAACACGGGAGAGGAAACGCCATGAACCAACACCACCCGTCACGCCCGGAAAACGGAGCCAGCCATGCCCACAATTGTGAAGCTCACCATCTCGCTGATCGTGATCCTTGTCGCGGCTGCGGGCTATGCCCTGCAGGCGCATCTCGGTCAGGTCGGCCCGAAATACGCGGTGCTGTTCCTCGGAGCCTTCATGGTGATCGCCATGTGGCTGTTCCCGGAGGTCAGCCGTAAGGAGATCCGCAAATAGCGCAACGCCGCTGACACCGCCTTCCAGACGCAATAGCCCGGCCCGATCCACAGGCCGGGTTTCTTTTGTGAGACTCCGGTGGCAGCGGCGGTTTTGATGAAAGTCGGAACGACGTCTTCACCGCTAGCTGGCGATAACCAGCTCGGTTCCGGCGGCGACCAGTGCCTTCAACACCCGAAGACGTGGATGGCCGGGTCAAGCCCGGCCATGACGGTGCTTGAAACCGCCACGCCGCGTCCCCCCGGTTGCGAACAAAACGGGAAACGTGTTTGCCTGCCCGCTGCCCTCTCCGACAGCGATTCGTGCCCCGATGCAGCCTGCCGCCTATCTCGACAAGCTGAACCCGCAGCAGCGGCGGGCGGTCGAGCACGGCATCGCCGGTCCCGGCGACGTCACCGGCGGGCCGCTGCTGGTCATCGCCGGCGCAGGCTCGGGCAAGACCAACACGCTCGCCCACCGCGTCGCCCATCTCATCGTCAACGGCGCCGACCCGCGCCGCATCATGCTGCTGACCTTCTCGCGCCGCGCCGCGGCCGAGATGACGCGCCGCGTCGAGCGCATCGCCGCCCATGTGCTCGGCCCGAATGCGGCCGTGCTCACCGAGGGGCTGACCTTTGCCGGCACCTTCCACGGCGTCGGCGCGCGGCTGCTGCGCGACTATGCGGTGCAGATCGGCCTCGACCCGAACTTCACCATCCATGACCGCGAGGACAGCGCCGACCTCATCAACCTCGTGCGCCACGAGCTCGGCTTCTCCAGAACCGAGAAGCGCTTCCCCGCCAAGGGCACGCTGATCGCCATCTATTCCCGTGCGGTGAATGCCGAGCAGCCGCTCGAAGAGGTGATCGGCCGCGCCTTCCCCTGGTGTGCCGGCTGGAACGCCGAGCTGAAGGCGCTGTTCGCCGCCTATGTCGAGGCCAAGCAGCGCCAAAACGTGCTCGATTACGACGATCTGCTGCTCTACTGGGCGCAGATGGTCGGCGAGCCCTCGATCGCCGCCGACCTCGCCGGGCGCTTCGACCATGTGCTGATCGACGAATATCAGGACACCAACCGGCTGCAGGCCTCCATCCTGCTCGGGCTGAAGCCGGACGGGCGCGGCCTCACCGTGGTCGGCGACGATGCGCAGTCGATCTATTCCTTCCGCGCCGCCACGGTGCGCAACATCCTCGACTTTCCCGGGCACTTCTCGCCCCGCGCGGACACCGTCATGCTGGAGCAGAACTACCGCTCGAGCCAGCCGATCCTCGCCGCCGCCAATGCGGTGATCGACTTCGCCGCCGAGCGCTACGCCAAGAACCTCTGGTCCGACCGCGCCTCCACCGAGCGGCCGATCCTGGTCAGCGTGCGCGACGAGATCGAGCAGGCGAACTTCGTCGCCACCCGCATCCTGGAGAACCGCGAGGACGGCATCGCGCTGAAGTCGCAGGCGGTGCTGTTCCGTGCCGCCCATCATTCGGGGCCGCTGGAAGTCGAGCTCACCCGCCGCAACATTCCCTTCGTGAAGTTCGGCGGACTGAAATTCCTCGATTCCGCCCATGTGAAGGACGTGCTGGCGGCGCTGCGCTTCGTCGAGAACCCGCGCGACCGCGTCGCTGGCTTCCGCGTGCTGCGGCTGCTCGACGGCCTCGGCCCCGCCACCGCCGGGCGCATCCTCGACGAGGTGGCCACCTCCGATGCGCTGGTGCCGGCGCTGGAAGGCTTCGCGCCCCCGGCCCGCACGGCACAGGACTGGCCGGCCTTCCTCGCCATGATCAGCGAATTGAAGGGCAAGGCCGCCGGCTGGCCGGGCGAGCTCGACCTCGTGTGGCAATGGTACGAGCCGCTGCTGGAGCGCCTGCACGAGGACGCCGCAAGCCGTCAGGCCGATCTCGTGCAGCTGGCGCAGATCGCCGGCGGCTATGCCTCGCGCGAGCGCTTCCTCACCGAGCTGACGCTGGACCCGCCCGACGCCACCAGCGCCGAGGCCGGCCCGCCGCATCTCGACGAGGACTATGTCATCCTCTCCACCATCCATTCCGCTAAGGGGCAGGAATGGAAGAAGGTCTTCGTGCTCAACGTGGTCGACGGCTGCATCCCCATCGATCTCGGCGTCGGCACCAAGGACGAGATCGAGGAGGAACGGCGCCTGCTCTATGTCGCCATGACGCGGGCTAAGGACAGCCTGCACCTGATGGTGCCGCAGCGCTTCTTCACCCACGGTCAGGCCGCGCGCGGCGACCGGCACGTCTATGCCGCGCGCACCCGCTTCATCCCGCCGACCATACTGAACCGCTTCGCCGCCACCTCCTGGCCGCCGGCAGCTCCCGCGGAGCCGGGCCAGCGACCGGTGGACACCCCGCGCATCGACATCGGCGCCCGCATGCGCGCCATGTGGAAGTAGCCCTGTCCCCTTCCCTCATCCCCGGGCTGGACCCGGGGACCCAGACTTTCTTGCTGCGCCCGGACACTGGGTGGCCAGAACTCGGGCTTGCCCGAGTTCTGTATTGGGAAGACCGAAGTCGGCAATTGCCGACTTCGGGTCAGGCCCGGCCATGAGGGCAAGAGGATGATCCACCCTCATCCGGAGGTGCTCGCGCAGCGAGCCTCGAAGGATGATCGCTTCAGCGCACCCCGACGAGCATCCTTCGAGGCCCAGCCATTGGCCGGGCACCTCAGGACGAGGTTCATCAGGGAGAAATCGTACGGCCCTGGTCGAGAGGAGCAGGACCAGATCACCGGATGCGCACGCCCGGTCCGTACTCTCCGGGCGGCAGCAGCATGACGCCGGCATCCTCGAAGGTACGGATGAGCAGGGTTTCGGTGCCGCGATGCAGCACGTGGCGGTGGCATTCGAAGTCGCGGACCGTGCTGCGCGAGACGCCGGCGCGTTCGGCCAGGTGCTCCTGCGTCCAGTTGAGCAGCCCGCGTGCGGCGCGGCATTGTTCGGGCGCCAATTCCATCGTTTCTGCCTTGCGCTAGGTCACCCAAATCAACCATAATGGGCGAAATCACGCAAGGCACCGAGGAATCCGCCCGAAGGGAGGCACCCGCTACCTATGTCCCACGAGACGCTCCTCCTCGTCGCGCTGATCCTGCCCTTCGCAGGCAGCCTGCTGGCGGGGTTTCTGCCGACCCACGCGCGCAACGCCGCGGCGGTCCTGGCCGGGAGCGTGTCGGTGGCGGGCAGCGCCATCGTGGTGTGGCTCTACGCGAGCGTGGCGGATGACGGCCCGGTCCGGCTGTGGATCGACTGGCTGCCGACCCTGGGCCTCGACTTCACCCTGCGGCTCGACGGGCTGGCCTGGCTCTTCGCCATCCTGATCTTCGGCATCGGCGCGCTCGTCGTGCTCTATGCGCGCTACTACATGTCGCGCGAAGACCCGGTGCCGCGCTTCTTCTCCTTCCTGCTCGCCTTCATGGGCTCGATGGTCGGCATCGTGGTGTCCGGCAATCTGGTGCAGATGGTCTTCTTCTGGGAGCTGACCAGCCTCTTCTCCTTCCTGCTCATCGGCTACTGGCACCACACCGCGGCGGCGCGCGACGGCGCGCGCATGGCGCTCACCGTCACCGCCACCGGCGGGCTGTGCCTCCTTGTCGGCGTGCTGCTGATCGGACGCATCGTCGGCAGCTACGACGTCGACCAGATCCTCGCCTCCGGCGAATTGCTGCGCGACAGCGACCTCTATGTGCCGGCGCTGGTGCTGGTGCTGGTGCTGCTCGGCGCCTTCACCAAGAGCGCGCAGTTCCCGTTCCATTTCTGGTTGCCGCACGCCATGGCGGCGCCGACGCCGGTCTCGGCCTATCTGCACTCGGCCACCATGGTGAAGGCCGGCATCTTCCTGATGATGCGGCTCTGGCCGGTCATGGCCGGCACCGACGCCTGGTTCTACACCGTCGTGCCGGCCGGACTGGTGACGCTGCTGCTCGGCGCCTTCGCCGCCATCTACCAGCAGGACCTGAAGGGGCTGCTCGCCTATTCCACCATCAGCCATCTCGGGCTGATTACCCTTCTGCTCGGCCTCGGCAGCCCGCTGGCGGCGGTGGCGGCGATCTTCCACACGCTCAACCACGCCATCTTCAAGGCGTCGCTGTTCATGGCGGCGGGCATCATCGACCACGAGACCGGCACGCGCGATCTGCGCAAGCTCTCCGGCCTCTACCGCTACATGCCCTTCACCGCCTCGCTCGCCATGGTCGCCGCCGCCGCCATGGCCGGCGTGCCGCTGCTCAACGGCTTCATCTCCAAGGAGATGTTCTTCGCCGAAGCGGTGGCCGACCATACCGGCTCGCTGCTCGACGACAGCCTGCCCTATTGGGCGACGCTGGCGGGCGTGTTCAGCGTCACCTATTCCCTGCGCTTCATCTTCGGCGTGTTCTTCGGCCCGCCGCCGGTCGGGCTCGCCCACCGCCCGCACGAGCCGGCGCACTGGATGCGCTTCCCCATCGAGCTGCTGGTGCTGATCTGCCTGATGATCGGCATCGCGCCGGGCGTCACCGTCGGCCCCTTCCTCGCCACCGCGGTGAAGGGCACGCTCGACGGCACCGTCCCCTATTACAGCCTCGCGGTCTGGCACGGCTTCACCCTGCCGCTCTTGATGAGCTTCATCGCGCTCGCCGGCGGCGTGGTGCTCTATCTCCTCCTGCGCCGCTATCTCGACAGCGGCATCGAGGGCCCGCCGCTGCTGCGCGAGCTCAAGGGCCAGCGCATCTTCGAGAAGGTGCTGGTCACGCTGTCCTGGCAATGGGCGCGGGCGGCGGAAGCCACGCTCGGCACGCGGCGCTTGCAGGCGCAGATGCGCATCGTGGTGGCGCTGGCGGTGGTGGCGGCGCTCTCGCCCTTCATCGTCGGCGGGGCGGTCGGCACCGGCGGCCTGCCGGGCACGCGGGTGGCGCCGGGCTTCGCCATTCTCTGGGCGATCGGCATCGCCTGCGCACTCAGCGCCGCCTACCAGGCCAAGTATCATCGCTTCGCCGCGCTGGTGCTGGTCGGCGGCGCCGGCCTCGTCACCTGCGTCACCTTCGTCTGGCTCTCGGCGCCGGACCTGGCGGTGACGCAGCTCCTCGTCGAGATCGTCACCACCGTGCTGCTGCTGCTCGGCCTGCGCTGGCTGCCCAAGCGGATCGAGGACGTCTACCCGACCCGCCCGCCGCTGCCGGTGCTGCTGCGCCGCTACGTCGATTTCGCCATCGCCTGCGGGCTCGGCGGGCTGATGGCCTTCCTGTCCTATTGCCTGATGACCCGCCCGCTGCCGCAGAGCGTCTCCCGCTTCTTCGTCCAGAACGCCTATACGGAGGGCGGCGGCAGCAACATCGTCAACGTCATCCTCGTCGACTTCCGCGCCTTCGACACCATGGGCGAGATCGTGGTGCTGTGCCTCGCCGGCCTCACCGTCTTCGCCCTGCTGCGTCGCTTCCGCCCGGCGCCGGAAAGCATAGAGAGCCCGGAACAGCAGCGCATCCAGGACGCCTATGACGAGGCGGCGCCCGACCGCACGCCCGGCGACACGGTGACCGACTACATGCTCATCCCGCGCCTCATCATGAACTGGCTGTTCCCGGTGATCGCGGTGATGGCGGTCTATCTGTTCATGCGCGGCCACGACCTGCCGGGCGGCGGCTTCGCCGCCGGCGTCACCCTCTCCATCGCCTTCATCGTGCAGTACATGGCGAGCGGCACACGCTGGGTGGAGGACCATTTGCGCGTGCTGCCGCTGCGCTGGATGGGGGCGGGCCTGCTCATCTCGGCGGGCACGGGAGCCGGCTCCCTCTGGTTCGGCTATCCCTTCCTGACCTCGTATTTCCAGTATCTGGACGTCCCCTTCATCGGCAAGGTGCCGGCGGCGAGCGCGCTGCTGTTCGACCTCGGCGTGTTCGCCCTGGTGGTCGGCGCCACGGTGCTGGTGCTCATCGCCCTCGCCCACCAGTCGCTGCGCTCCAATCGCGCGTCCCAGGCAGCGGAAGGGGCCGACTGATGGAGATGATGCGATGGAGATGATCCTTGCGATCGGCATCGGCGTCTTCGCCGCCTCGGGCGTGTGGCTGATCCTGCGCCCGCGCACCTATCAGGTGATCATCGGCCTGTCGCTGATCTCCTATGCGGTGAACCTGTTCATCTTCAGCATGGGCCGGGTGCGCATCGACGTGCCGCCGGTGCTCAAGTCGGGCGCACCGGGCGATCCGGCGACGCTCGCCGACCCGATGCCGCAGGCGCTGGTGCTCACCGCCATCGTCATCGGCTTCGCCATGACGGCGCTGTTCCTCGTCGTGCTGCTCGCCGCGCGCGGGCGCACCGGCACCGACCATGTCGACGGACGGGAGCCGGACAGATGATCCCCGTCATCGAGCACCTCGCCGTCCTGCCGATCCTGCTGCCGCTGGCGGTCGGCGCCTTCATGCTGCTGTTCGACGAGCGCCGGCGCCTGTTCAAGATGGTGGTGAGCCTCGCCACCGTCGCGACGCTGCTGGCCATCGCGCTGACCCTGGTGGCGCTGGTCGACATGCCGACCGGCGACCGCTGGTCGACCATCATCGTCTATCCGCTCGGCAACTGGCCGCCGCCCTTCGGCATCGTTCTGGTGGTCGACCGGCTCGCCGCGCTCATGCTGCTGGTCACCGCCCTGCTCGCCGGCGCCACGCTGCTCTTCGCCATGGCGCGCTGGCACAAGGCGGGGCCGCGCTTCTACACGCTGTTCCTGCTGCTGCTGACCGGCCTCAACGGCGCCTTTCTCACCGGCGACCTGTTCAACCTGTTCGTCTTCTTCGAGATCCTGCTCGCCGCCTCCTACGGGCTGGTGCTGCACGGCTCGGGCACGGCGCGGGTGCGCGCGGGGTTGCACTACATCCCGATCAACCTCGTCGCCTCCTCGCTCTTCCTCATAGGCGTCAGCCTGATCTACGGCGTCACCGGCACGCTCAACATGGCCGACCTCAGCCGGATGATGCCGACGCTGGAGCCGCAGTCGCGCATGCTGATGGAGGCGGGCGCGGCCGTGCTCGGCATCGCTTTCCTGGTGAAAGCCGGCATGTGGCCGCTGAGCTTCTGGCTTCCGACCACCTATGCCGCCGCCTGCGCGCCCATCGCCGCCATGTTCGCCATCATGACCAAGGTCGGCATCTATGTGATCCTGCGCCTGTTCCTGCTGTGCTTCGGCGACGAGGCCGGCGCCTCGGCCGATTTCGGCGCGCTCTGGCTCTATTATGGCGGGCTCGCCACCATCGTCTTCGGCGGCATCGGCGTGCTCGCCTCGCAGTCCATGCAGCGGCTCGGCGGCTATGCGGTGCTGGTCTCCTCCGGCACGCTGCTCGCCGCCATCGGCACCGGCAACAGCGCGGTGATCTCCGGCGCGCTGTTCTATCTCGTCACCTCCACCTTTGCCATCGGCGCCTATTTCCTGCTGGTCGAGCTGATCGAGCGCGGCCAGGCGGCCGGCGCCGACGTGCTCGCCGTCACGCTGGAGATCTTCGGCGACCCGGAGGAGGACATCGAGGACGAGGACGAGGAGGTCGGCGTCGCCATTCCGGCGACCATCGCCATACTGGGCGGCGCCTTCGTCGCCTGCACGGCGCTGCTCGCCGGCCTGCCGCCGCTGTCGGGCTTCATCGCCAAGTTCGCCATGCTCTCGGCGCTGATGAACGAGGCCGGCGATATCCCGGTCTCGCACTGGGTCTTCGTCTTCGTGCTCATGGCCTCGGGCCTCGCCACGCTGATCGCCATGAGCCGCAACGGCATACGCACGCTGTGGGTGCCGACGGAGACCGAGATCCCGCGCGTGCGCGCCATCGAGGCGATCCCGGTCGGGGCGCTGCTGTTCCTCTGCGTGGCGCTCACCGTGATGGGCGGTCCGGCCATGCGCTACATGGAGGCGACGGCGCAGATCCTCTACTGGCCCAGCGAATATTCGCGCGACGTGCTCGGCTCCGCGTCGGCCGGCACGATCTCCGGCGCGCCCATCACGCCGGTGCCGGCGTCCTCCCAGGGAGGCGCGCCATGACCCTGCTCCGGCGGGTGCTGCCGCATCCCTTCCTGTTCCTCGCCTTGCTCGGCATGTGGCTGCTGATGACGCAGAGCCTGTCGACCGGGCAGATCCTGCTCGGCGCGCTGGTCGCCTTCGGCGGCTGCTGGGCCATGGTGGCGCTCGATCCCGAGCCGGCACGCATCGGCCGCCCCCTCGCCATCGCCCGGCTGGCGGGCCGCGTCTTCGTCGACGTCTTCCGCTCGAATGTCGCGGTCGGCCGCATCATCCTCGGCGACGAGGAGAAGCGCACCCATTCCGGCTTCATGAGCCTGAAGCTCGATCTCACCGACCGCTACGGCCTCGCCGTTCTCGCCATCGTGCTGACCTGCACGCCCGGTACGCAGTGGGTACACTACGATCCCACGCGCGGCGTCCTCACCCTGCATGTGCTCGACCTGGTCGACGAGAAGCATTGGGTGCGCACGATCAAGCAGCGCTACGAGACCCTGCTGATGGAGATCTTCGAATGAGCGCGATGATCCTCGGCTGGTCGATCACGGCGGCGCAGGTGCTGCTGGGCTTCGCCATGGCCTGCGCGGCGCTGCGCTTCATCCGCGGGCCGCGCGCGCAGGACCGCATCATCGGCCTCGACACCTTCTATGTGAACGCCATGCTGATGCTTATCACCATCGGCATACGCAGCGGCGCGACGCTGTATTTCGAGGCGGCGCTGATCATCGGCCTGCTCGGCTTCGTCGGCACGGTGGCGCTCGCCAAGTTCCTCATGCGCGGCGAGGTGATCGAATGAGCGCGGCTCCCGACCTGCCGCTGTGGGCGGCGCTGCTGGTCTCCGTCCTCATCGTCGGTGGCGCGCTGGTGACGCTGATCGGCTCGATCGGCCTGTGGCGGCTGCCGGACTTCTATGCCCGGCTGCACGCGCCCTCGCTCGGCGCCACCCTCGGCACCGGCGCCATCCTCATCGGGTCGATGATCTGCTTCTCCGTGCTGCGCAGCCGGCCGCTGGTGCACGAGGTGCTGATCGCCGTCTTCGTCACCATCACCACGCCGGTGACGCTGATGCTGCTCTCCCGCGCCTCGCTCTACCGCGACCGGGTGGAGGGCCGCACCGACGTGCCGGCCGAAGACCCCGAACCTACCGAGCCGTGACGTTCCCTACAGCACTTCCTTCAGCTTGGCGGCGAGGCCGCCGAGGGTGAACGGCTTGATCAGCAGGTGCACGCCGTGGTCGAGCACGCCATTGTGGATGATGGCGTTGCGCGTATAGCCGGTGGTGAAGATCACCTTGAGGTCCGGCCGCAGGGCGAGCGCCGCATTGGCGAGCTGGCGCCCGTTCATGGTCGGCATCACCACGTCGGTCAGCAGCACGCGGATCTCGGGATGGGCCTCGAGCTCGTGCAGCGCCGCCGCGCCGCTGTCGGCCTCGATCACGCGGTAGCCGAGCTCGTCGAGCATGGTCCGGCTCATCGCCCGCACCTGCGCGTCGTCCTCGACCAGCAGCACGATCTCGGCATTGCCGCCGCCGGCCACCTCGCCGGCCGCCGCCGGTTCGGCCGGCATCTCGCCGGTGTAGCGCGGGAAGTAGAGCTTCACCGTCGTGCCGTGGCCGACCTCGGAATAGATCTTCACATGCCCGCCCGACTGCTTGACGAAGCCGTGCACCTGGCTGAGGCCGAGCCCGGTGCCCTGCCCCGGCGGCTTGGTGGTGAAGAAGGGATCGAACGCCTTCTCCATCACCGGCTCGGCCATGCCCGAGCCGTTGTCGGTGACGGCGATCAGCACATATTGCCCGGGCGTCACCTCGGGCTGCTGGGTGGCATAGGATTCGTCCAGGAAGGCGTTGGTGGTCTCGATGGTGAGCTTGCCGCCGTCCGGCATGGCGTCGCGCGCGTTCACCGCGAGGTTGAGCAGCACGTTCTCGAACTGGTTCTGGTCGACATTGATGCGCCAGAGCCCGCCGCCATGCACGATTTCGATCTCGATGGTCTCCGGCAGCGAGCCGCGCAAGAGGCCGGACATGCCGCTGACCAGCTTGTTGACGTCGCTCGGCGTCGGCGAGAGCGCCTGACGGCGCGAGAAGGCGAGCAGCCGGCCGGTGAGCTGCACCGCGCGGTCGCCGC contains:
- a CDS encoding monovalent cation/H+ antiporter subunit D — its product is MIPVIEHLAVLPILLPLAVGAFMLLFDERRRLFKMVVSLATVATLLAIALTLVALVDMPTGDRWSTIIVYPLGNWPPPFGIVLVVDRLAALMLLVTALLAGATLLFAMARWHKAGPRFYTLFLLLLTGLNGAFLTGDLFNLFVFFEILLAASYGLVLHGSGTARVRAGLHYIPINLVASSLFLIGVSLIYGVTGTLNMADLSRMMPTLEPQSRMLMEAGAAVLGIAFLVKAGMWPLSFWLPTTYAAACAPIAAMFAIMTKVGIYVILRLFLLCFGDEAGASADFGALWLYYGGLATIVFGGIGVLASQSMQRLGGYAVLVSSGTLLAAIGTGNSAVISGALFYLVTSTFAIGAYFLLVELIERGQAAGADVLAVTLEIFGDPEEDIEDEDEEVGVAIPATIAILGGAFVACTALLAGLPPLSGFIAKFAMLSALMNEAGDIPVSHWVFVFVLMASGLATLIAMSRNGIRTLWVPTETEIPRVRAIEAIPVGALLFLCVALTVMGGPAMRYMEATAQILYWPSEYSRDVLGSASAGTISGAPITPVPASSQGGAP
- the mnhG gene encoding monovalent cation/H(+) antiporter subunit G; translated protein: MSAAPDLPLWAALLVSVLIVGGALVTLIGSIGLWRLPDFYARLHAPSLGATLGTGAILIGSMICFSVLRSRPLVHEVLIAVFVTITTPVTLMLLSRASLYRDRVEGRTDVPAEDPEPTEP
- a CDS encoding monovalent cation/H+ antiporter subunit A, producing MSHETLLLVALILPFAGSLLAGFLPTHARNAAAVLAGSVSVAGSAIVVWLYASVADDGPVRLWIDWLPTLGLDFTLRLDGLAWLFAILIFGIGALVVLYARYYMSREDPVPRFFSFLLAFMGSMVGIVVSGNLVQMVFFWELTSLFSFLLIGYWHHTAAARDGARMALTVTATGGLCLLVGVLLIGRIVGSYDVDQILASGELLRDSDLYVPALVLVLVLLGAFTKSAQFPFHFWLPHAMAAPTPVSAYLHSATMVKAGIFLMMRLWPVMAGTDAWFYTVVPAGLVTLLLGAFAAIYQQDLKGLLAYSTISHLGLITLLLGLGSPLAAVAAIFHTLNHAIFKASLFMAAGIIDHETGTRDLRKLSGLYRYMPFTASLAMVAAAAMAGVPLLNGFISKEMFFAEAVADHTGSLLDDSLPYWATLAGVFSVTYSLRFIFGVFFGPPPVGLAHRPHEPAHWMRFPIELLVLICLMIGIAPGVTVGPFLATAVKGTLDGTVPYYSLAVWHGFTLPLLMSFIALAGGVVLYLLLRRYLDSGIEGPPLLRELKGQRIFEKVLVTLSWQWARAAEATLGTRRLQAQMRIVVALAVVAALSPFIVGGAVGTGGLPGTRVAPGFAILWAIGIACALSAAYQAKYHRFAALVLVGGAGLVTCVTFVWLSAPDLAVTQLLVEIVTTVLLLLGLRWLPKRIEDVYPTRPPLPVLLRRYVDFAIACGLGGLMAFLSYCLMTRPLPQSVSRFFVQNAYTEGGGSNIVNVILVDFRAFDTMGEIVVLCLAGLTVFALLRRFRPAPESIESPEQQRIQDAYDEAAPDRTPGDTVTDYMLIPRLIMNWLFPVIAVMAVYLFMRGHDLPGGGFAAGVTLSIAFIVQYMASGTRWVEDHLRVLPLRWMGAGLLISAGTGAGSLWFGYPFLTSYFQYLDVPFIGKVPAASALLFDLGVFALVVGATVLVLIALAHQSLRSNRASQAAEGAD
- a CDS encoding K+/H+ antiporter subunit F, yielding MSAMILGWSITAAQVLLGFAMACAALRFIRGPRAQDRIIGLDTFYVNAMLMLITIGIRSGATLYFEAALIIGLLGFVGTVALAKFLMRGEVIE
- a CDS encoding Na+/H+ antiporter subunit C: MEMILAIGIGVFAASGVWLILRPRTYQVIIGLSLISYAVNLFIFSMGRVRIDVPPVLKSGAPGDPATLADPMPQALVLTAIVIGFAMTALFLVVLLAARGRTGTDHVDGREPDR
- a CDS encoding Na+/H+ antiporter subunit E: MTLLRRVLPHPFLFLALLGMWLLMTQSLSTGQILLGALVAFGGCWAMVALDPEPARIGRPLAIARLAGRVFVDVFRSNVAVGRIILGDEEKRTHSGFMSLKLDLTDRYGLAVLAIVLTCTPGTQWVHYDPTRGVLTLHVLDLVDEKHWVRTIKQRYETLLMEIFE